TGCCTgactgtgtctgtatctttacCAGGGTGTCTGCAACGGGCGAGGTAAATGCTTGTGTGGCCGCTGTCAGTGTCCCGACTCTGGTATCGAAATGACTGCAACCTGTGAGTCAAATTTCCAGGTGTGTAGATGTAATGTTTAAATCTATGTATTAATGACTCGCCACTATATACTATATGTCAACTGCAACATAATTTCtattcatgtttttgctttttcaaCTGCACAGAGTGCCTTATATCATACCCAATAATGTTTATAATACCGTCTTGCCCGACCCCCTTTTGATGTGTATgtgggcatgtgtgtgtcctACCTAGGCCCAGTTGGGCGTGTGCGAGGCTACGAGGAGTTGCGTCCAGTGTTGGGCCTGGAagacaggagagaagaaagatCCAGAAGAGTGTAAAAAGTGTCCcttcaaatttaaatttgtgGATGAACTCAAAGAAGGTAAACACATCTAAGAGGAGCGAAATGACTGTCACTGCTGAATATTCAATTATTCAGATACTCTCTGCACACCCACATCCATAATCTTCCTTTAGGttataatgatgatgattatgacGATGATGCCTCTTTGACACTATAGCAGTAATGCCTAAAATACTTGATGACAGTTTATATGTGcgtctgtgtatgtgttttcaGAGAGCAAGGTGCTTGATTCGTGCAGTTTCCGTGACGAGGATGATGACTGTACGTACCAATACACTGTCGAAAACTCTGCAGATCGCAATGTCAAAGATTTGGAGGTCCAGGTGCTCGAAAAGAAAGGTGAGCTGCATGTTAGATATGCATCACATATGCTCTGTGCTGTCATTTCAGCAACTCATGTATCACTTATGAAAACACATTCCtgttgtaattttgtgttttggaAGGTGCTTTCTCTTAACCCATTTATTTCCATTGCATTGGTGGTGGAGGATAGATATCTTAGAGGGATAGTTCATGCCAAAATCAAGTAGTGCTATTTATAAATCTAGATGGTTTTAGTGTGAGTCGCTGAGTGTTGGAAAAATCAGCTGTAGAggcctgccttctctccaacataatgaaactagatggcactcaacttgtggtgctcaaagcgccaaaaaaatacatttgaaaaactcaatgtgtccttccagaaatcatgaccgggttacttaagataatccatgaaccttgttgtgagcagtttcatgtaggaactattttctctaaattaaaactaaaactatACGCATGGCCAGACACTGGCAACTGCTCGCTGTCTGCAAAGACTGGAACTGTCTGAAAGTAGCTAACTGGAAATAGCGCTATGACTAAGAACAGGAGTAAAGATGTGAGCCAGTAAAACCTCTGGCAGCACTGTTCTATGTGTATGTTGAGTTTCTaactttttctaatttttgtgGCGAATCTTTAGATTGTCCTGCTGCTAGCCTTCTGTGGTTGCTCCCACTCCTCTTGTTCCTCTTATTACTGCTGGCActcctgctgctctgctgttgGAAATTCTGCCCCTGCTGCAAAACCTGCTGTCAGGTATaaacactcacatttacacctcaTAAATAATGAATATGTTTAAGGCTCAGTGGAAATAATGACCTCTGTCTTCTCTTGACACAGAGCTGTCTTGCCCTGCTGCCTTGCTGTAATAGAGGTGAGGCTTTTGTCATATTACATGTAATAGTTATTGATTGAAATGCCTCATCCTACCACCTGGGAACATGTTGAATTTGAGTCGCCTTGTGTTGCATTCTCTCCAGGTCGCAAGGTTGGCTTCAAGGAAGATGAGTATTTGCTCCGCCAGTCTCTGCTCACCTCAGACCACCTGGACACACCAATGGTAAGGACCGGCCCACCCAAAGGAACCGATGTGGTTCGCTGGAAGGTCACGGATAATGTACACCGACCACCAAATCACCCTCAGGCTCTGATTAAACCCAACCCTAAAGAGACAAGTAAGTGATCAAAAGTTTAAGCAACCGCAATATAGTGACCTACTGCATGTTAAGCTGAAGAAGTTAGGGGTAAGGCTGTCAGTGAGAGCACTGAagtcagcagcagcaaaacaggctgcaatataaCCATATTGGGCATGTTGGTACCATCAGTTTATGTCCGCTGaaagtgtttgattttgtcactgacaggctctgatTATTATTCTAAGCGTCTGACAATATCATGGAAAGGATGCCTAAAGAGATAGATCTCACAGGGTAAGGATCCCATGCTTTTTGTTCAATCATAAACAGCACTGCAATCGCTTTCGCCAagtccaccagactccatttaaataaacagtcatttatgattgtaaaacacactgctTTTAAAGTTGacgaaaacaaaataaaattcacagAAACCATCTCGGTTCGTCTGTTCACTGTTCCAACactcaccagctctggtttggttgaaataaacccttaatttacCCAGTCTGATATGAAGATATGCTGCATCCATACacggtaaaattactgtttattgaaatggagtctggtggctttggcaGTGGTAGTTTGGAGGCTATTTTTGGTTCAACTTAAAGGATCTTGCTCCTTTACAAacaggtctatctctgtagggatcttttCCATACCATTGTCAGACACTtcgaataacaatctgagcctgtcagtgtcaaAATACAAACACTTCAAGTGGATGTAAATAAACGGTGCGTACATGCCTCAAGTGgtaacattgcagcctgtttcgccacTGCCAGCCTGCAGCAGTCTTGCTCAATACAGGACCAATGTCATTTCCATTAGTCACTGAGACATAAAATGTGGGGAAATAGGGTTCAGGTTGAAAAGTAGACATTTCCCTTTAAGTGATGAAAGTTACAACTCTAACCTCTGTTTGCTTTCTTTTCATTGTTGCTCTTACTCTTTGTAGTCCAGTTCCCGATCTCCCTCCGACTCAACAGGTTGTTCTCCGAGAACCTGTCTCGCCCCGAATCCAGAGACGCTGAACAGCTCCGCAAGGACGTGTCCGATAAcgtgagtgtgtttttgttgaacaGCGGGCACATTAACACATCTGTATATCAATGATGACTCTATCACTGAGTACTGTATATGTTCTGTCATCCAGCTAAATGAGCTGTACAAGCAGATTCCTGGCGCCCAGAAGGTGCAAAAAACTGCATTCAGGTAAGATGTGTTAAACTACATTATGTTACATACATTTATGTTCCTTAATTGTTTTTGCACTGCATTCAGTGGTTATTTTAAGATACAGTATTCTTAATATTCTCTGAATTAAAACTAATTAGGAAATGATGTGTCTGTTCTCTCACTTACTTGTTTTGGTTCTTGCAGAATGCAGAGAAATGCCGGAAAAAGGTAACATTTGGattaatacaatacaatacgaGACTACACCAGAGTTTATTGTCTTTTGAAGAACCCTAAATCATGCATGTCTAATTTCTGTGCCCCTCCTGCGCTCTTCAGGCAGGACTACACCATCATGGACACTGTCTTAGCTGCTCCCCGCAGTAGCTACCCTGATATTGTCAAACTCACTGAGAAAAATGTCCAGTCTGGAAACGTTCGTGATCTCAAAGTGGTGCCCGGCTATTACACTGTGGCCACAGACAGAGGTgattgtatttttgtgtgtggatGAAAGTAAAATTCTGTACAGTTTGTAGCAATGTTAATATAATCACTTCCTCATCTTTACTGAAGCTTGTATTATCTCACACCCAGTCACCAGGTTAAATATTGGCACTGTACACTTCcacaaaccatggatatgttataTTTCTAAATTTCATATATAGCCAATTTGTAACTCTACATgtgtttatgtttcaacaacaccgtggttaatgtgtggttagttttaggcacaaaacacacttaaatgtgaaactgaaaaataatgttttggcGTAAAGTACCTGCTTTTGTCACGACAaccgctggaaatgctgcagtgtcttgctgaaaaacacccagttttggtgccacagtcGCAGCTAGAATTGACCCAGTTTCAatgttggtctcaaacattgacctgcagtggtctgcagcttggtagcCGTCTTACCTGGGTTACATATTATTTGCCATTACACTATCCACAATCCCTTTCCCCTCCCAGTGACAAAgccagctcatatacatgtaatcagaactatgtcactgtagaaatgttgatatgctgcgtatgaaatgtacaaatgttacatatctgtttgcagaaacatacactatcaacattttcttctgccgCCTGGGCTGATTATCAATCTTGCTATAAATCTTGCTGTCttatcttttcctcctctgcagaGGCCATGGGAGCCATAGAGTTCCAAGAGGGCGTAGAGTCAGTAGACGTTCACGTGCCTCTCTTTGTCAAGGATGAAGATGATGACAAGAAGCAGCTACAGGTGGAGGCCCTAGATGTGCCACTGGGCATTGCTGAGATTGGAAAACGTTTGGTcaacatcaccatcatcaaAGAGCATGGTGAGAAACCTTAAGACTATAGATTTACACCTGAAAATCCAATTTGAGCTTTGTATGTAAACCTATTCACACAAAGAAAACTAGAAGATAGCTGATTGGAGATCCCATGACCTGAGAAAGTATATAATCTTAACTAATGGAGAGCTGGAATGGATTTTCCTTCCTCTTCCCCAGCCTCCAGTATCTTCACCTTCCTCCAGCCAGCCTACACCTACAGTAGGCAAGATGGAGTGGCTAACATCCCAATTAGCAGAGAGATCATAGACGATGGACGCACACAGGTCACGTACCGCACACGGGACCAAACTGCCAAGGATAAGAAGGTGAGCTGATGGCTTATGCACTGCCCCACATTTAGCCTGGTACCCCTATACCTACAAAAACATTTGGGGGTTGGTACCTATAGTTGATGTGGATTATGTTCTCACTTGTTTAAGAATGAAGTCCAAGACTTGAGCTTTAAAACATGTTGGCCTATTACTTCCACCCTGACTAAAATGGCTTTGGCATTTGTGAAGTGACAGGCTTTCAGAGGTTGTAGCCACTTTGTTAAAGTTCATAGGATATACATCTGCAGTAGGCTGTATTCCTAgcctgttcttcttctgtgttttaGGACTATGTGGCTACGGAAGGAGACTTGACCTATGGTCCTGGTGAGACCCAGAAAATAGTGCCTGTTCGTCTGCTAGAGTTGTCCGAGAAAGATGGCCTCCTAGAGGACAAACAGGTCAAGCAGTTTGTCATGGATCTCAGTAACCCACGGCAGGGTGCCAAGCTGGGACGCTACCCGAGAACTGTTGTCACCATTGCAGACCAACCAGGTGAAATGATTAAAGAGGCTTTGCATCAATGTGTCTTACCCTTGCTCCCACCCAAATCACTGATCACTAATGTTTGTTCTTCCCATTATCTTATTTCATCCAGAGCCCAGTGTGATTATGTTCAAAAAGGGCACTCAGAACTTCACCACATCTGATCCAACCTACACCATCCCTGTGGTCCGCACTCGCAACCAGGACAGCCCTGCAACAGTGAAATGGCGCACCAAGAAGGCCCAGCGCTTTGAGTTGTCTGGCCCTCTAAAGTTCAGtccaggagagacagagaagaacaTAACAATCGACCCAAAGGCCCACCCTGGCCCAGTTCAGCCAGAGACCTTCCACTTAGAGCTGTTTGACCCAAGTAGCAACACTTCTATCGGAGAGAGGAAGACCACCCTTGTCAATGTCACTGATGGAGGTAAGGCACAGTGCAGAAACATGGAATTAAAGATAGCATGTAATAGCATATGTAGAGTTTTTGAAGTTGTGATGTTTTTTCCAGAGGTATTGTATCTGATAAATGGTTGTTTTATCCTTACTTCCTCCACTTCCTGCAGTTGCCAGACCTCCAGACATGGCCCAGTTGCAGCAGAAGGGTTTTGTAAGCCCGAAAGCCACCACCCCTGGTGGTTACCTTCTCTCCCCAACAAACCTTAAGGCCAAAGCAACTGGACCCAGAAACATCCGCCTCAACTGGGACCCAGTGTCTGGTAACCCCTTGGGGTACAAGGTACATCGAATCTACATGCTGAGAAGCTTCAACTTGAGTTAATAACCTTTGTTTACAAAAGGCACCGTGTTACTCAAATGCTGTATCTTttgtttccttgtttgtttaaGGTAAAGTATTGGATCTATGGCGACCCAGAGAAAGATGCCCAGGTCTTAGATGTGAAGACTCCTCAAGCTGAATTGACCGATCTGTATCCCTATTGTGACTATGAGATGCGAGTGTGTGGCTACAATGCAATGGGAGATGGCCACGATACAGACATTGTTAGCTGTCAAACACTGGAGGATGGTAATTACTGAGACCTCAGTTAACTGCTGTTCATGAAATGCTCTGCAGGAGATATCAGTAGATATAACTGGTTTAAACCGGATTGCACCATTAACACTTAAAGAGCGTCTTAGCTACAGTAGGAAAGACATTTACAATGTCTAAATCAGTTGCTAGGAAATATCCAACCCCCTCCACCTTACCAGACCACTACTGGTTTAACAACTCATCTCTACATAAGAATTAGATTGTGTTGTGCAACCTGTTTAAACTTAATGATGTATAAATCTCCTATTTGTAAACACTTTTGTTGTAACTAGGCTAAGTTTTAACTTACACACTACTTCTGCTCGGTTTTTCTCCAGTGCCTGGTGAACCTGGACGTCTGGCCTTCAACGTCATCAGTCCAACTGTCACTCAGCTCAGCTGGGCGGAGCCTGCAGAGACCAATGGCAACATTACCGCTTATGAGGTCATCTACACACCCATCGATGATGATATGAGTAAGAGACTGAGTCCAGCCTAATAATGAAAATACTTTACAAATATTTGCATCATGTGATTTTCATCATTTCCTAACTCTTCTCACAGAGCCAGTGGGTGCTGCTAAGAAAGTAAAGATTGACAACCCCAAGAAGCGAATGCTTTTGATTGAGAATCTCCAGGACGCCCAGACCTACCAGTACAAGGTCCGTGCCATGAACAGCGTAGGCTGGGGCCCATTCAGAGATGCTACCATCAATCTGGCATCACAGCCTGCCAGACCTCTGTCCAGTAAGTCAGGGGCAAACCTACCTCTAGAACACTTCAAGTCAATCTGTATTTACCTGAAAGGGGATTTATTTCCCTCTCTTTCCATCTGTCCCTAGTTCCCATCATTCCAGATATCCCTATTGTGGATGCAGAGGCTGGAGATGAGTATGACAGCTACCTGATGTACAGCAATGAGGTGCTGAAGTCCCCTGCAGGCTCCAAGACACCCAGCGTCTCTGGTGATGGTGGGTACTCAGAGCCAAAACCAAAAGCTTCTGATAACAGCTGACAGTGTAAACACATTGTGCTAGTGCTCTATTGTGATGTATTTTTGGCTCCCGAAAGATGGATGTGACTCCCAGACTTCAAGAGCCTGAGCTATCACTGTTGTATGGATCCAATTATTTCAGTCCACATTCTCAGTGCTCCCAGGCATCTTGCTTTGTTCTTGTAGCCAAGTGTTTAGCCTGAGTGTTTATGCAATATTTGCCATCCTTGCCCTGTCAGAAGTCCAGGGAATGAACAACGCTGCAAAATGTCAGTCATACCTGTGCTTAAAGAAATCACCCAACTTATGAGACTCCTCCTTTCTGgctctttctccttttctggTCTTTCTTTATGACATTAAAATTCTTCCTCATTTTACAAGAGTTACATTAAGAGGGAGCTGGAAGAGTTGTAAAGCTCAGGGATGGCATCAATCTCATTTTTCCTGCAGGCAACGCCCCAGCCaggcagcaacaaaatgtgcTTCCAATACATCCCCAGATATCTGCAATAGTAGTGCTTTACGATCGCAAACCACAAGGCCTTCTCTCGAAATAAATCTGCTGTCACTCTCCTGCTTTCTGCAGCCATATTTTTGCTCTTAGTCAGTTTTCTCTGAAAGTGAATGCTGATGTTGCTCCTTGCCTCCGAATTGACTTCTGTGACATAAACCAAcctaaatatactgtataatgtaaTCCCATATATGTGTTTGATAGCTTTTTTGTACAGTAATGTATCGTAAAACCAACCGTTGATACTTCTTCGCTACAAATCTATCCTTCGCCCTCTTGCTTCTCCCCTATGACCCTAAATACAAGGCTGGCAATATGTCAAGTTGGTGGGGTCCAACCTGGATCTCCGTAAGGTGTCATGGAAAAAGCGAGTGGACGTCATTCCCAGTCGGCtcagcacagacacagagacgagCTCAGATGATGCCCCCCACCCCAGCTACGCCCAAACACTCCTGCCAGGTGAAGACCAATCCATCAGAGCCACAGATAAACAGACAGGCAGCCAGCATGCCAGCTATCATGCACGGCCAGTGAGGTGCCCAGCAAGGCAACCATCGTTTCTCTCTGCCTCCGTGATTTGATCCTGCCAGAAATATCAACATTTGTCTAATCATTCAGTTTCGGGCTTCAGTCCTTGTTCCCTTGCGCCTAGTTGGCACCTATCCCATCTATCCTCCCGCCACCTGCCCAGAGAGGAGCACTGGCATCAACTGCTCCGCCTCCAGTTGATGATCGGGGGCAGGCTTTTCCAGgtgcctgtctctgtctgtcctctctccaTCCCACAGGGGAGGTAGTGATCTGGAGGCAGCTTGTCGGCTGTGTGTAAAGGCTTAGTTACTGTGCGGCTGTATGGAAATAATGGCTTCTTAATTAAGTACAGTCTCATCTCTGCAGGACAGTTTCCACAATGACACCTTTCCTTGCAGCTGTTAATTGTTTTTCCTTGCAGCTATATTTGATTGTATCTTCTGATGTGCCCTTTTAGATGCGAAGCACCCTATGAAACGggtttgtaaaaacatttttatacacTTTTAGAAGGCTTCAGACTGGTTCAGCCAGTCTTGGACCAGTTTTCCACGTGGCAAAGCAATAGCAGCAATTATTGAGATCTGTAGATGAAGACATGTCGAAATCGCCACCCACAGGCAAACAAGGAATTGAGTGTCAACAAGCGTATTTCTAGCAATACTGGGTGCATGGATCAAGGAATGACTGCCACTGTCTGTCAGTTGGTAAACCACTTTTGTGCTGGCTGAAAAACCAGGGTTCAAAATGCACTGTAGCTTTCAGAGAAGCCCTGTTTTTCAGGGTTGGCAGGGTACACTATACATGCACATGCATACATGAATGTGCCCGCCATCATGAGCATGCCTATGTGCACTGAATGCGCACCCGTACCCCCCAGATGGCCACAGCAGGGATAGACAGCATTGTTTTTATCAGACACATATTATTGGAAATTGTAATGTGCGAATAAACATGCACATTGACAGGTTCTTAACTATTAGCTGATTATTTCAGTAACCTAAATATACTGGAAAATACATAGTTATaccaaataataaataacagttgcaccaaaagtaaaatattttagagCTCGTGGTCTCCAggggatgaatcctaatgactctGGTGATCTACTAACTTTTCCTATAGTGCCATCatgatgttaacatgtttaATGTCTCAACAGCTAATAGATGGATTGTCATTAAATTCAGAACAGATGGGGCGCCTTCTAGTTTACCTAGCAGAGcagacgccccatgtacaaaggcctTGTCCTTGCCACAACGGCTGCGGGCTTGATTCCAACCTgctgccctttgctgcatgtcgtcccccctctctcttccccttcaCTCTGGATCTTACCTGTCTAATAAAGGcagagtgccaaaaaaataGTCTTTGAAAATTCAGATATCGATGGCACCCAGAGGAAAATCACCTCCCtaacttttcatctagcaccactACCAGGTCAAACAGTGAAATGTGTCAACATCTACCAGATTGATTGGCACAACACTTCAAAGTTTGTAGACTATTAATCCAAATTACTGTGGTAAAATGTCTTTACAAATACTGCATGAATTTCCAGTAAATGTGATAAAGCCTtagaactaatgacattcccatcagcctaaGCTCTGTGTTCAGAGCTAATCAGGCACTTTTAGTTCACTACCACATTCATATGATGGACAGGAATACTTGCTCAAATGTGTTTATACATTCTTAGTCATTAATTTAAATTACTTTTCCTTTCTAAACATCTGTGATGCACTAGAAGAAGTGAGTGTAAAGTTTTAATGATGTGGCTAAATAGTCACAGTTCTACTAAAAGAACAGAGTTGATCAGTTCAGCagctacaaaaagaaaaagtttgcaCTTGCTGCAGATGGCACGACTGATGGAAATCCAGAAGCCATTACGCTCCTTGTCGGTAGATGATGCACATCTGCCAGTCTAAACTGTTGATGTTATTCATGTAACCTGTAAGTGGCACAAGTAGAACTCGGGTGATATGTCCGAGACAAGCCCCCAAGAACAGCACTGGGCTTTGAAGTCAATTTGACACAGTGGCCAGTGGAATTATAACTCCTGGGTgcgtcacatgatgccatggggcccaagAAGACTTTTTCCCCTAGACTTGCACTGTGAAAGGGACAGTGCGAGTATTGCAATGACCCGGAAATGGCTTGTTTCACTATCTAGAAGAACTGCACGATTAAATCATTTCATCCacattcaagttagtggagggctaaactggaagtcTCTGTTACACTTGCTCGatgggcccaatgatgtggAAAATCTGGGTAACTGTATAACCTGAGAGCAGATTTTTCttatgcaccactgagcaacttccaTAGAAATGAATGGGGCCccacctccaacactgtatccagttctctttatacatccatggtctgAAACTGCTGGGGCTTCCTCTGTAAATTGGCCGGGCCTGGTTTTGGGTGCTTGACATCAATGGTACTTTGTTGTTCCAATCAAAGTCCGAATGCTTGAGTGCTGACTGCATATTTCCTATATTCTGTCTGCTGACAGTTCTGGCTCCTTTTTTGGTGTTTCACAGATTACATGATGAATGGGAAGTGGGACCAAAACTTCCTTTTCCCAGGAGGATCAGCGACACGCAACTTGTCCGCATCGTCATCTCCTATGTCCACTCTGAGTTCAAACTACAGAACGGGAGGCGGCTCCTATACCACAGAAACAACCACCACCTACCTGTCCGGACCAGGTTAGATGGACGGCAGTAATTACATCCAAAAATTTAGACAAGCTATTATTTGTCTGTATCCttgatctctctctcttcttgtaGGAGGTGTTCGTAGACCTGACATGATGGGAGGAGGAGTACACACATCAGAGGTCATCATGAGGAAGCGCTCAGAGAACAGGGgttacacagatgaaaacatcCGGGACTCCATCGTCATGGGAGACGTGTCGGGCAAGTTCCCAGATCTAGGTAAGCTTTACATCTCAGCATGGGTTTGAATTTATTCTAAAGTTAATCTAAAAGGAATTAGCTTTGTCTTTCTGGATAAAGAAAGATGTTACTTTGGAGTGCAATATTTGAGATGCCTCGGCAGGTAAACTGTGAAAGTGCATGCGGCCGATGGCTTGGACATCTGTTAGCAGGGTTGGGGCTGTTGGCTGCACAGCAGGCTTATCCACACAGACTTTGCAGGAGCTATGCTGACTATCGCTgtttttccctccctccccttgTCTCAACtttgctctgtttgttttatttgacctCTTTTTTACTTCACTCCCTACCTGTCCACCTCCCCCTCCTACTGGGCTACTTCCATCGTTTCTTTTtactccttcctcctcctcctcctttgccCCCCCTGCTCAATGCGCCTTCAGGTGGTTTCGGTTACACTGGGATGCAGAGCAGCTCTCAGAGCCAGTTCAGCTACAGCCTGTCTCAGGGTCCAAGGGCCAGGACCCAGTCTTCAGACGTCAATGAAGCCCTATATAATCTGGACAGGGTTCTCCAGGGTAAGTCTGTGGTGTGCAAGCATGAAGGCACTGGATGTGTTTGCTGGGTGTGACGCATAATGCCCCCCTCCTCAGTCATCTTTGTCCCCGCTTCTGTGATCTCACCttctgttttatgtgtttttggtgGATTTTTCAGACCGTGCCAcatgtttttaattgattttctgTTCTTTCACCCCACCACCCATCAGATGCTCGACTTTCTCCAGGTGTACCAGACACTCCCAGCAGACTTGTGTTTTCTGCTCTTGGTCCCACCGCCCTCAAAGTCAGCTGGCAGGAGCCTCACTGTGAGAAAGACATCCTGGGCTACTCTGTGCTCTACCAGCTGCTCAATGGAGGTAAATGAACCCTGCAAGGACcttttgttttcatcttgtCTGTAATAAAGAACTTACATTTGGATACAATGTATATATGTCTTGGTATTACAGGCCAGAAATCAGTCAGACACAAATTAAGAAAAGAACATGATACATACATGTTCTCTGCACACTACACGTTAACTGATATAAGTTAAGTCTTGATTTTGGTGTTAATAGCTtcattttaaaggaacacttcaccccctAAAAGaccatttaatttaaattacagttttgttgtttcacAAATTAAACATAGCACGGGGTGAAGATTGATGTGAagtggtcatttggggggttaagtattcctttaatctttttaacttgttttttatatatttaattttaatgcgGTTGCTGAACAACCTGT
The nucleotide sequence above comes from Epinephelus lanceolatus isolate andai-2023 chromosome 21, ASM4190304v1, whole genome shotgun sequence. Encoded proteins:
- the itgb4 gene encoding integrin beta-4 isoform X1, whose translation is MGRWTLHLSVGLGLLAVLLNCYCAEANYCFDARDENCSVCLQSGKDCAYCSEETFIGPRCDLHQNIIAHGCSSAAIITAAGYMKIEKSQSINTALAHSQVSPQQLRMKLLPGEEKLLDVEVFAPTKGPLDLYILMDFSNSMADDLDNLKRMGTKLGQLVKELSNDPTIGFGKFVDKVIEPQTDMRPEKLRKPWPNSDPPFSFQNVIKLTPNVPFFNSELQNETISGNLDAPEGGFDAILQAAVCGDEIGWRDLATHLLVFSTESAFHYESDGANVLSGILKRNDELCHIKDGKYKNATNQDYPSIPTLVRVLGKHNIIPIFAVTNHSYTYYKKLQTYFPIAEVGLLQEDSSNILQVMEAAFKSIRSKMSIRTEDKPKAFEAQYLSNGVYSDFKDFNLDPGSIGKFKMLVKAQRMIDEQPVCQRTKEEKEGTMRVKPTTFNAALNIKASVLCPTCECEQFVTPKAPRCYGNGDLVCGRCECYDDWVGTFCNCSASTSSNDNSQCIGPGMKEPCSGRGDCLVCGTCVCHNPEQFEGPYCQYDKTQCPRFGGFLCNERGSCVMGQCACTSGWEGDACECPKSNLTCLDNNGGVCNGRGKCLCGRCQCPDSGIEMTATCESNFQAQLGVCEATRSCVQCWAWKTGEKKDPEECKKCPFKFKFVDELKEESKVLDSCSFRDEDDDCTYQYTVENSADRNVKDLEVQVLEKKDCPAASLLWLLPLLLFLLLLLALLLLCCWKFCPCCKTCCQSCLALLPCCNRGRKVGFKEDEYLLRQSLLTSDHLDTPMVRTGPPKGTDVVRWKVTDNVHRPPNHPQALIKPNPKETIQFPISLRLNRLFSENLSRPESRDAEQLRKDVSDNLNELYKQIPGAQKVQKTAFRMQRNAGKRQDYTIMDTVLAAPRSSYPDIVKLTEKNVQSGNVRDLKVVPGYYTVATDREAMGAIEFQEGVESVDVHVPLFVKDEDDDKKQLQVEALDVPLGIAEIGKRLVNITIIKEHASSIFTFLQPAYTYSRQDGVANIPISREIIDDGRTQVTYRTRDQTAKDKKDYVATEGDLTYGPGETQKIVPVRLLELSEKDGLLEDKQVKQFVMDLSNPRQGAKLGRYPRTVVTIADQPEPSVIMFKKGTQNFTTSDPTYTIPVVRTRNQDSPATVKWRTKKAQRFELSGPLKFSPGETEKNITIDPKAHPGPVQPETFHLELFDPSSNTSIGERKTTLVNVTDGVARPPDMAQLQQKGFVSPKATTPGGYLLSPTNLKAKATGPRNIRLNWDPVSGNPLGYKVKYWIYGDPEKDAQVLDVKTPQAELTDLYPYCDYEMRVCGYNAMGDGHDTDIVSCQTLEDVPGEPGRLAFNVISPTVTQLSWAEPAETNGNITAYEVIYTPIDDDMKPVGAAKKVKIDNPKKRMLLIENLQDAQTYQYKVRAMNSVGWGPFRDATINLASQPARPLSIPIIPDIPIVDAEAGDEYDSYLMYSNEVLKSPAGSKTPSVSGDDYMMNGKWDQNFLFPGGSATRNLSASSSPMSTLSSNYRTGGGSYTTETTTTYLSGPGGVRRPDMMGGGVHTSEVIMRKRSENRGYTDENIRDSIVMGDVSGKFPDLGGFGYTGMQSSSQSQFSYSLSQGPRARTQSSDVNEALYNLDRVLQDARLSPGVPDTPSRLVFSALGPTALKVSWQEPHCEKDILGYSVLYQLLNGGEMKRINVTNPAENSVIIQDLLPNHSYLFKVKAQSQEGWGPEREGVITIESAVDPKSPLSPMPGSPFTLSTPSAPGPLVFTALSPDSLQLSWEKPRKPNGDILGYVVTCEQLHGGGDVRSFQVNGDSAETSLTVPNLTENVPYKFKVQAQTTQGFGPEREGIITIESQDGGAMSGYSSQSMTRREVFQMPTEVSTRTNVSHTMLNDPYYSDGMMMTTQLSETSGMVTRQVTKEVVQRSVMGGTTVTKKMFYES